From Anopheles coluzzii chromosome 3, AcolN3, whole genome shotgun sequence, the proteins below share one genomic window:
- the LOC120959032 gene encoding uncharacterized protein LOC120959032, translating to MENIANMDTLCRVCSSAGSHSIFGRIPAYCHEHYREYARWKQPIFMLIAEVTGVEITENDGLPKRICVLCISYLKHAYTFRRQAIDNIAGLLTAKYLSNLRPESKKSALDSDPQHVIGRDEIIPTGDGTGYRSVNLANAPSTRSAAKQTTKKPPAMMHRFVAKPPNNNAEEELDNVFGELDEPTSSGLFGYREKEFIEDDVMELDGLQEHGVTFTLPEDYKEKKCFACRKRFMFSETYSQHLTECLLYKLTEAIRALYHIMYLREQSAISAFEFIRRAVFTVRKCYRLVLSYDGELEEDETAGEPTDGPMTDDGEPAVSAIDAKGHDGAFLTRHTYGTIELDSLSDSGSGGSPKDKPSLVDTFRFGAGMNNALSVGSVMGTQPIILRPPDSFVSHTNVDIIKNRLTKSGAEEVNESNVNDRYKTIKCKQCEARFCTISHLDEHTIKVHQRPVRNNPFGL from the exons atggaaaacattgcaaacatgGATACGCTCTGCCGCGTCTGCTCCAGTGCTGGTTCGCACAGCATTTTCGGTCGCATACCGGCCTACTGCCACGAGCACTATCGCGAGTACGCCCGCTGGAAGCAACCCATCTTTATGCTGATTGCTGAGGTGACTGGCGTTGAG ATTACCGAAAACGATGGCCTGCCGAAGCGCATCTGCGTGCTGTGCATTTCGTACCTCAAGCACGCGTACACCTTCCGGCGGCAAGCGATCGACAACATTGCGGGACTGCTGACGGCCAAGTACCTTTCGAATCTCCGGCCGGAAAGCAAAAAGTCCGCCCTGGACAGTGATCCGCAGCATGTGATAGGCCGGGATGAAATCATACCGACCGGCGACGGTACGGGCTACCGCTCGGTCAACCTTGCCAACGCGCCGAGCACGCGCAGCGCGGCGAAACAAACCACCAAAAAGCCCCCGGCCATGATGCATAGGTTCGTGGCCAAACCGCCGAACAACAATGCGGAGGAGGAGCTGGACAATGTGTTTGGTGAGCTGGACGAACCTACGAGCAGCGGGCTGTTCGGGTACCGGGAGAAGGAGTTCATCGAGGACGACGTGATGGAGCTGGACGGGTTGCAGGAGCACGGCGTCACGTTTACGCTGCCGGAGGACTACAAGGAGAAGAAATGCTTCGCCTGCCGGAAGCGGTTCATGTTCTCGGAAACGTACTCGCAGCACCTGACCGAGTGTCTGCTGTACAAGCTGACCGAGGCGATACGGGCTCTGTACCACATCATGTACCTGCGCGAGCAGAGCGCCATCTCGGCGTTTGAGTTTATCCGGCGGGCCGTGTTTACGGTGCGCAAGTGCTACCGGCTGGTGCTGTCGTACGACGGTGAGCTGGAAGAGGACGAGACGGCCGGCGAGCCGACGGACGGGCCGATGACGGACGATGGTGAGCCGGCAGTGTCCGCGATCGATGCGAAGGGGCACGATGGAGCATTTTTAACCCGCCACACTTACGGAACGATCGAGCTCGATTCACTGAGCGACAGTGGGTCTGGCGGGTCGCCCAAGGACAAACCGTCGCTGGTGGACACGTTCCGCTTTGGGGCGGGCATGAACAACGCACTGTCGGTGGGGAGTGTGATGGGCACGCAGCCCATCATACTGCGCCCGCCGGACTCGTTCGTGTCGCACACGAACGTAGACATTATCAAGAACCGGCTGACCAAGTCGGGCGCCGAAGAGGTGAACGAGAGCAATGTGAACGATCGCTACAAAACGATCAAGTGCAAGCAGTGCGAGGCACGGTTCTGTACCATCTCGCATCTGGATGAGCACACAATCAAGGTACACCAGCGGCCGGTGAGGAACAATCCGTTTGGTTTGTAG
- the LOC120959883 gene encoding atrophin-1-like, which translates to MAKCLFLVLPPGGTIVGAPFGGYAPFGHPPSAVLPPPRHAAFYPQPILYWGYPSPPVSPTTYYSAAPPGTPHHLGPPPPGHQAAGIPAHSHAQPTMLALSPDQRSPQRSANQTVSLVTLPPRAAAGNAGSPSSGESSSSSPPLLSPTGSSIATSGGGCSSSGSVTSVSSGTAQRHGAGTIRTSPPPTTPLLSLPLAATASQPLAIPAAVTTPTAGGLAGAYPGSQLSPIQAMAPPPPPSVHFPHASLMGTASPPGTAAGTAFYDPHSHLSHHHHHPSHHHHHHHHHHPHHAPHLTHHHHDKLVTTAPSILTPSLIPNQYVELFIV; encoded by the exons CCAAATGTTTGTTTCTCGTTCTCCCGCCAGGCGGTACAATCGTAGGCGCACCGTTCGGCGGCTACGCTCCGTTCGGCCATCCGCCGTCAGCAGTGCTGCCGCCGCCCAGGCACGCCGCCTTCTATCCGCAACCGATTCTCTACTGGGGCTACCCGAGCCCGCCGGTTTCGCCCACGACGTACTACAGTGCGGCACCGCCCGGTACGCCGCACCATCTCGGACCACCGCCGCCGGGCCATCAAGCGGCGGGCATTCCCGCCCACAGTCACGCACAGCCCACGATG CTTGCACTCAGCCCCGATCAGCGAAGCCCGCAGCGGAGCGCTAATCAAACCGTTTCGCTCGTAACACTGCCCCCGAGAGCGGCCGCGGGCAATGCGGGCAGCCCTTCCAGCGGTGAGTCGTCCTCATCCTCTCCACCGCTGCTGTCGCCCACCGGCTCCTCCATTGCCACGTCGGGCGGCGGCTGCTCCAGCTCCGGCTCGGTGACGAGCGTTTCGTCTGGCACGGCTCAGCGGCACGGCGCCGGAACGATCCGCACTTCACCACCGCCAACCACTCCGCTACTCAGCCTACCGCTTGCCGCGACAGCCTCTCAGCCGCTAGCAATCCCAGCGGCGGTCACTACCCCGACGGCTGGTGGGCTTGCCGGTGCGTACCCCGGCTCACAGCTCTCCCCGATACAGGCGATggcaccgccgccaccaccgtcgGTTCACTTTCCGCACGCTTCCCTGATGGGGACGGCCAGTCCACCGGGCACTGCCGCCGGCACGGCATTCTACGACCCCCATTCGCACCtatcccaccaccaccatcatccttcccaccatcaccatcatcatcaccatcatcatccgcaCCATGCGCCCCATCTGAcgcaccatcatcatgatAAGCTGGTAACGACGGCTCCCAGCATTCTGACACCATCGCTCATCCCGAACCAGTACGTGGAGCTGTTTATAGTTTAA